A DNA window from Xyrauchen texanus isolate HMW12.3.18 chromosome 6, RBS_HiC_50CHRs, whole genome shotgun sequence contains the following coding sequences:
- the LOC127644587 gene encoding myosin-7-like isoform X1 — MGDAEMAVFGAAAPYLRKSDKERLEAQTKAFDLKKECFVPDPVEEFVKATITNREGGKVTVETEGGKTITVKESEIMQQNPPKFDKIEDMAMLTFLHEPAVLYNLKERYAAWMIYTYSGLFCVTVNPYKWLPVYNQEVVTAYRGKKRSEAPPHIYSISDNAYQYMLADRENQSILITGESGAGKTVNTKRVIQYFASIAASGGKKDPTAQNKGTLEDQIIQANPALEAFGNAKTIRNDNSSRFGKFIRIHFDTRGKLASADIETYLLEKSRVTFQLKAERDYHIFYQMLSNKKPEILEMLLVTANPYDYAFISQGETTVASIDDAEELMATDSAFDILGFTQDEKNSVYKLTGAIMHYGNMKFKQKQREEQAEADGTEDADKAAYLMGLNSADLIKGLCHPRVKVGNEWVTKGQNVQQVNYAVGALSKSVYEKMFLWMVVRINQSLETKQPRQYFIGVLDIAGFEIFEFNTFEQLCINFTNEKLQQFFNHHMFVLEQEEYKKEGIEWEFIDFGMDLQACIDLIEKPMGIMSILEEECMFPKASDATFKAKLYDNHLGKSNNFQKPRIMKGKPESHFALIHYAGTVDYNINNWLVKNKDPLNETVVGLYQKSSLKLLAHLFSNYASADLADSSGKKEKKKKGSSFQTVSALHRENLNKLMTNLRSTHPHFVRCIIPNETKTPGAMENPLVMHQLRCNGVLEGIRICRKGFPNRILYGDFKQRYRILNPAAIPEGQFIDSKKGAEKLLSSLDIDHQQYRFGHTKVFFKAGLLGQLEELRDERLSKIITAIQARSRGLLSRMEYQKMVERRDALLVIQWNVRAFMSVKNWPWMKLFFKIKPLLRSAEAEKEMANMKEEFLKLKEAFAKSEARKKELEEKMVTLLQEKNYLQLQVQAEQDNLCDAEERCEGLIKNKIHMEAKIKEFTERLEDEEEMNAELTAKKRKLEDECSELKKDIDDLELTLAKVEKEKHATENKVKNLTEEMAALDDIIAKLTKEKKALQEAHQQTLDDLQSEEDKVNTLTKAKAKLEQQVDDLEGSLEQEKKIRMDLERAKRKLEGDLKLTQESIMDLENDKQQLEERLKKKDFEISQLNSKIDDDQNIIMQLQKKLKELQARVEELEEELEAERAARAKVEKQRADLARELDDISERLEEAGGATSAQIEMNKKREAEFQKLRRDLEEATLQHEATASTLRKKQADSVAELGEQIDNLQRVKQKLEKEKSELRLELDDVVSSMEQIVKSKTNMEKMNRTLEDQLNEYRNRCEENQRSLSDFTTQKAKLQAENDEFARQLEEKESLISQLTRGKNSFSQQLEDLKRQLDEESKAKNALAHALQSARHDTDLLRDQYEEEQEAKAELQRSMSKANSEVAQWRTKYETDAIQRTEELEEAKKKLAQRLQDAEEAVEAVNAKCSSLEKTKHRLQNEIEDLMVDVERSNTAAAALDKKQRNFDKVLSDWKQKYEESQCELESSQKEARSLSTELFKLKNSYEESLDHLETLKRENKILQEEISDLTEQLGEGGKTIHELEKVRKQLEQEKAEIQAALEEAEGSLEHEESKILRAQLEFNQIKADIERKLTEKDEEMEQSKRNMQRTIDTLQSALESETRSRNEALRIKKKMEGDLNEMEIQLSQANRQAAEAQKQLKSVQAHLKDSQLQLDDSLRSNDDLKENIAIVERRNALLQAELEELRAVLEQTERGRKLAEQELLDVTERVQLLHSQNTGLLNQKKKLEADASQLQSEVEDAVQECRNAEEKAKKAITDAAMMAEELKKEQDTSAHLERMKKNMEQTIKDLQHRLDEAEQIAMKGGKKQVQKLEARVRELECEVESEQKRSSESVKGIRKYERRIKELTYQTEEDRKNIARLQDLVDKLQLKVKAYKRAAEEAEEQANTHLSKFRKLQHELDEADERADIAETQVNKLRAKSRDVGSKKGFDEE; from the exons ATGGGTGATGCTGAGATGGCAGTGTTTGGAGCCGCAGCCCCTTACCTGCGGAAGTCTGACAAGGAGCGTCTTGAGGCACAAACTAAAGCTTTTGACTTAAAGAAAGAATGTTTTGTGCCGGATCCCGTGGAGGAGTTTGTTAAGGCCACCATCACAAACCGAGAGGGTGGCAAAGTCACCGTAGAGACAGAAGGTGGGAAG ACCATCACTGTCAAAGAGAGTGAGATTATGCAACAGAATCCCCCTAAATTTGACAAAATTGAAGATATGGCAATGCTGACCTTTCTCCATGAGCCTGCTGTGCTGTATAACCTCAAAGAGCGTTATGCAGCATGGATGATCTAT ACCTACTCAGGGCTGTTCTGTGTCACTGTCAACCCCTACAAGTGGCTGCCGGTGTACAATCAGGAGGTGGTTACAGCCTACAGAGGGAAAAAGAGGAGTGAAGCTCCTCCACACATCTATTCCATCTCTGATAATGCCTACCAGTACATGTTGGCAG ATCGAGAGAACCAGTCTATTCTTATTAC TGGAGAGTCAGGTGCTGGAAAGACTGTGAACACTAAAAGAGTAATTCAGTACTTTGCCAGCATTGCAGCAAGTGGAGGAAAGAAGGACCCAACAGCTCAGAACAAG GGAACCCTGGAGGATCAAATTATCCAGGCCAACCCTGCCTTGGAGGCTTTTGGCAATGCTAAGACCATCAGAAATGACAACTCATCAAGATTT gGAAAATTCATTAGAATTCACTTTGATACAAGGGGGAAACTAGCATCTGCTGACATTGAAACAT ATCTCTTGGAGAAGTCTCGTGTGACCTTTCAGTTGAAGGCTGAGAGAGATTATCACATCTTCTATCAAATGTTATCCAACAAAAAACCTGAGATCCTTG AGATGCTACTAGTGACAGCAAACCCCTATGACTATGCATTCATCTCTCAGGGAGAGACCACAGTTGCTTCCATTGATGATGCTGAGGAGTTAATGGCAACTGAT AGTGCCTTCGATATATTGGGCTTCACACAAGACGAAAAGAACTCTGTGTACAAGCTGACTGGAGCCATTATGCACTATGGCAACATGAAATTCAAGCAGAAGCAGCGTGAAGAACAAGCTGAAGCTGATGGAACTGAAG ATGCTGACAAAGCCGCATATCTCATGGGTCTAAACTCTGCTGACCTCATTAAGGGTCTATGCCATCCAAGGGTCAAAGTGGGAAATGAGTGGGTGACCAAAGGACAGAATGTCCAGCAA GTCAACTATGCTGTCGGTGCCTTATCAAAATCAGTGTATGAGAAAATGTTCCTTTGGATGGTGGTGAGAATCAACCAGTCTCTGGAGACAAAGCAGCCTCGTCAATACTTCATTGGAGTGTTGGATATTGCCGGCTTTGAGATTTTTGAA TTCAACACCTTTGAGCAACTCTGCATCAATTTTACAAATGAGAAACTGCAACAGTTTTTCAATCACCACATGTTTGTGCTGGAACAAGAGGAGTATAAGAAAGAAGGAATTGAATGGGAGTTCATTGACTTTGGGATGGACTTGCAGGCCTGCATTGATCTCATTGAGAAA CCCATGGGTATCATGTCCATCCTTGAAGAGGAGTGCATGTTTCCCAAAGCCAGTGATGCAACCTTTAAAGCAAAGCTGTATGACAACCACCTTGGGAAGTCAAACAATTTTCAGAAACCCAGGATTATGAAGGGCAAGCCAGAGTCTCACTTTGCCTTGATTCACTATGCTGGTACAGTGGACTACAACATTAACAACTGGCTAGTGAAGAATAAAGACCCCCTGAATGAAACTGTGGTTGGATTGTACCAGAAGTCCTCGCTGAAGTTGTTGGCTCATCTGTTTTCCAACTACGCAAGTGCAGATTTAG CAGACTCAagtgggaaaaaagaaaagaagaagaaaggttCATCTTTCCAGACAGTGTCTGCACTTCACAGG GAGAATCTCAATAAGCTTATGACAAACCTGAGATCAACACATCCACATTTTGTACGGTGCATCATCCCCAATGAGACAAAGACTCCTGGGGCAATGGAGAACCCTCTAGTCATGCACCAGCTACGCTGTAACGGTGTACTGGAAGGCATCAGGATTTGCAGGAAAGGATTCCCCAATAGAATCCTGTATGGCGACTTCAAACAGAG ATATCGCATCTTAAACCCAGCAGCTATCCCAGAGGGACAGTTCATAGACAGCAAGAAAGGAGCAGAGAAACTGCTTAGTTCTCTTGACATTGATCACCAGCAGTACAGATTTGGACATACCAAG GTATTTTTTAAGGCTGGTCTTCTAGGTCAGctagaagagttgagagatgaGCGTCTATCAAAAATAATCACTGCAATTCAAGCTAGGTCTCGTGGTCTTCTCTCAAGAATGGAGTACCAGAAGATGGTAGAACGCAG GGATGCCTTGCTTGTGATTCAGTGGAATGTGCGTGCATTCATGAGTGTCAAGAATTGGCCCTGGATGAAACTCTTCTTTAAAATCAAACCATTACTGAGATCTGCTGAAGCAGAGAAGGAAATGGCCAATATGAAAGAGGAGTTCTTAAAGCTCAAGGAAGCTTTTGCGAAGTCCGAGGCTCGTAAAAAAGAACTTGAGGAGAAGATGGTGACTCTTCTTCAAGAAAAGAATTACCTCCAACTTCAAGTGCAAGCG GAACAAGATAATCTGTGTGATGCTGAAGAGAGGTGTGAAGGTCTGATCAAAAATAAGATTCACATGGAGGCTAAAATCAAAGAGTTCACTGAGCGACTTGAGGATGAGGAGGAGATGAACGCAGAGCTAACAGCCAAGAAAAGAAAGCTGGAGGATGAGTGCTCTGAGCTGAAGAAGGACATTGATGatctggagctgactctggctaaAGTGGAGAAAGAGAAGCATGCTACTGAAAACAAG GTGAAGAACCTGACAGAAGAAATGGCAGCTTTGGATGATATTATTGCCAAACTGACAAAAGAGAAAAAGGCCCTGCAAGAAGCTCATCAGCAAACACTTGACGACCTGCAAAGTGAGGAAGACAAAGTCAACACCCTCACCAAAGCAAAAGCAAAGCTAGAGCAGCAAGTGGATGAT CTGGAGGGATCTCTCGAGCAAGAAAAGAAGATCCGAATGGATCTAGAAAGAGCTAAAAGGAAACTTGAGGGGGATTTGAAGTTAACTCAAGAGAGCATAATGGACCTAGAGAATGACAAGCAGCAGCTGGAGGAACGACTTAAGAA aaaagATTTTGAAATCAGTCAGCTCAACAGTAAAATTGATGATGATCAGAACATAATTATGCAACTACAAAAGAAACTAAAGGAGCTACAG GCTCGTGTTGAGGAGCTTGAGGAAGAGCTTGAGGCAGAAAGAGCTGCCAGAGCTAAGGTGGAGAAACAGAGAGCAGATTTAGCCAGAGAGCTGGATGATATTAGTGAGAGACTGGAGGAGGCTGGAGGAGCTACTTCAGCTCAGATTGAAATGAACAAGAAACGCGAGGCAGAATTTCAGAAACTTCGCAGAGACCTCGAAGAGGCCACTCTGCAGCATGAAGCCACTGCCTCCACACTGAGGAAAAAACAAGCAGACAGTGTGGCTGAACTGGGAGAGCAAATAGACAATCTACAGAGAGTCAAGCAAAAACTGGAAAAGGAGAAGAGTGAACTCAGGCTGGAGCTGGATGATGTGGTCTCCAGCATGGAGCAGATTGTCAAGTCCAAG ACTAATATGGAGAAAATGAACAGGACTCTGGAAGATCAACTGAATGAATACCGTAACAGGTGTGAGGAAAACCAAAGGTCACTCAGTGACTTTACAACCCAGAAGGCAAAGCTTCAGGCAGAAAATG ATGAATTTGCAAGACAATTAGAAGAAAAGGAATCATTAATCTCTCAGCTGACAAGGGGTAAGAACTCCTTCAGTCAACAACTCGAGGACCTGAAAAGGCAGCTAGATGAGGAAAGTAAG GCAAAGAATGCCCTTGCCCATGCACTGCAGTCTGCCCGCCATGACACAGATCTGCTCCGAGATCAGTatgaggaggagcaggaggccAAAGCAGAGCTCCAGCGAAGCATGTCCAAAGCCAATTCTGAGGTGGCACAGTGGAGAACCAAGTATGAAACTGATGCTATCCAGAGAACTGAAGAACTGGAGGAAGCCAA GAAGAAACTGGCTCAGCGTTTGCAAGACGCTGAAGAGGCCGTGGAAGCAGTAAATGCTAAATGTTCTTCTCTTGAAAAGACCAAACACAGACTCCAGAATGAAATTGAAGATCTGATGGTAGATGTGGAGAGATCCAACACAGCTGCTGCAGCTTTAGACAAGAAGCAAAGAAACTTTGATAAG GTTTTGTCTGATTGGAAGCAAAAGTATGAGGAGTCTCAGTGTGAACTTGAGAGCTCTCAGAAGGAGGCCAGATCTCtgagcacagaacttttcaagcTCAAAAACTCTTATGAGGAATCATTGGATCATCTTGAGACCCTCAAGAGAGAGAACAAAATTCTGCAAG AGGAGATCTCTGATCTAACTGAACAGCTTGGTGAGGGTGGAAAGACAATCCATGAGCTGGAGAAGGTCCGCAAGCAGCTGGAACAAGAAAAGGCTGAGATACAAGCTGCCCTAGAGGAAGCAGAA GGCTCTTTGGAGCATGAGGAGAGTAAAATCCTGAGGGCCCAGCTTGAATTTAACCAAATAAAGGCTGACATTGAGCGCAAGCTGACTGAGAAAGATGAGGAAATGGAGCAGTCAAAGAGGAACATGCAAAGAACCATAGACACCTTGCAAAGTGCTTTGGAGTCTGAAACTCGAAGCAGGAATGAGGCTCTCAGGATTAAGAAGAAAATGGAAGGAGATCTGAATGAAATGGAGATCCAGCTGAGCCAGGCTAACAGACAGGCAGCTGAAGCTCAGAAACAACTAAAGTCTGTCCAGGCCCACCTGAAG GACTCCCAGCTTCAGCTGGACGACTCTCTTCGAAGCAATGATGATCTGAAGGAGAACATTGCCATCGTAGAGAGACGTAACGCTTTGCTTCAGGCAGAACTTGAGGAGCTTAGAGCTGTTCTGGAACAAACAGAGCGAGGCCGCAAACTTGCTgagcaagagctgctggatgtcACAGAGAGAGTACAGCTTCTGCATTCTCAG AACACTGGCCTCTTGAACCAAAAGAAGAAGCTGGAGGCTGACGCATCCCAGCTTCAGAGTGAGGTGGAAGATGCAGTGCAAGAATGCAGGAATGCTGAGGAAAAAGCCAAGAAGGCCATCACTGATGCTGCCATGATGGCAGAGGAGTTGAAGAAGGAGCAGGATACCAGTGCCCACCTGGAGCGTATGAAGAAGAACATGGAGCAGACCATTAAGGATCTGCAACACCGCCTGGATGAAGCAGAACAAATTGCCATGAAGGGAGGAAAGAAACAAGTCCAGAAGCTTGAGGCTAGG GTACGAGAGCTGGAATGTGAAGTTGAGTCTGAACAGAAGAGAAGCAGTGAATCTGTGAAGGGAATCCGCAAATATGAACGACGCATCAAGGAACTTACTTATCAG ACTGAAGAGGACCGTAAAAACATTGCCCGTCTTCAGGATTTGGTCGACAAGCTGCAATTAAAAGTCAAAGCTTATAAAAGAGCTGCAGAGGAGGCT GAAGAACAGGCAAACACTCATTTGAGCAAATTCCGCAAACTGCAACATGAACTAGATGAAGCAGATGAAAGGGCTGATATTGCAGAAACTCAAGTGAACAAACTACGTGCCAAAAGTCGTGATGTAGGGTCAAAG AAAGGGTTCGATGAAGAATGA